TTCCCCCCCAGGTCCAATTCCTCTTGCTCCGTGTTTTGATTTCAACTGCATTAATTCACCAATTTCActggaagaagggaaaagaaagCATTGGAAGATATGAAGACAAATCAATCAAGGACCTCGTACGACTGCAATTGCGCCTTTTCTTCCCTCAGCCTCCCAACCTCTGCAAGTAACATTCGTACATCTGCCGCGAGCGTTTTCGTAAAATCATTGATGGATCTGCACAGATAGCGTTGAGTGGTCAATATAGTTCAGATTGAAAGACAGACTTGTTCTGAGGGTTGTGACTGAAGGCCTTGGAGGACATAGTAAGGGCGACCGGCCTACGAAGTAATCTGAGACAGGTGTGTGATGGTTACTTGTCAAATATTGCTATGTAAGAGCAAGCGGCAATCAAAATTCAACCTTTGCATCGCGGCCACCACACTCCTTCAACTTTCTATTCCTTATGGCTATTCCAGATGCTAAGACCAGAAGCACAATAAGTTTACATCCCTCAAAAGTCTTCTCTTCGTCGTATGTTCTTAATATTTACACAGCTCAAGCTTTGTATTCAACGTGTCGACAGGATTCCGAGTCGTTTCTTGCCCAAAATTCTATTCTCCAATGTGTGCTTCGTTTTATCCCTCTTGTTAGCTAAGGAATGGCTTTTGGAATTTCATGTCGGCGTCTTTTGGGTTGTAATGAGGGTTCTGGCTTGTGGTGGGCTAAGTGTCTTAGTCTGGGAAGGAATAACAGGTCATTTGGGGAAGAGAGGGAATATCGAGGTGAGTAGCTGGCCGTCATCTATCGACCTCGCTAAGTCTAAAATTATACTCAGTGGCTGGTGATGGGCATGGCTTCAATATTTCTATTTGTTCAGCAAGCCTGCCTCTTTACCGTCGTATTTCGTCTGTCCTCAATGCGGTGAGCCTTTTCGTGCAGCTGCGTGAAGTGTCCCATCTCAGGTCGGCAGTGCCATAATATTCACTCAGTTTTCATCCATTTGGGTTGACACGCTCTTAAATACCGCTCAAGTAAGTTCACCCCTCGCCCGCATGACACCAAACTCCACTCAATTTTGTTCCTAGTCCAGTAGTCCGTGGAAATCCCTGATCATCGTTACTTCGATGTTCCTCGCACTCTTTTCCGATGCCCATTTCTCGTCCGACAATCTGGGAAGAGTAATGCCAGGATATGTGGCCGTGTTATTACATGGTCTCTCCTCGACTGTGCTCAGATACACTTATGGCGTCCTATCGCCCACATTGGGAACGACATTTACAGTGGCAGCATCCACGCTCGGTGCATCGGCCTTCGCATTGCCGTTCTACGTTTTCAGGACATTCATGTTGGGATTCCCTTCAGAGCCCATACTGCCGCTGTTGTCCCTTGCATCCATTCCACTTCTATCATATTCTCTCCTTTTTTTGCCACCAATCGCACTGCGCTCGCCGAGTGATGTATTGCCAAGTTCACGACATATCGTGCTGTCGTATCCCTTCTCATTTGGTCTCGCCGCTAGCTTTGGCCCATTAGCATTCTCCCATATGCCATCCTGGACGGATGTAGCTGTCGCTGGAATGTTGTACATTGGTGGGTAACATCCATTCATGGCACCGGTGACTTCGACCTGAAACTCCTTCTGTAGGAATGTATCCGAGTAGTGAAGGGACATTTGCAGTCAACCAACGCACACCCATTTCCCGGTTATTGAGAGGTTACATAAAGACAATTTTGTCAAATCAAGGATCGAGAAGGATCTTCTATTTTTTGATGCTTAACATGACTTATATGCTCGTGCAAATGTTGTACGGGGTATGGACCAACAGTCTTGGTCTGATATCTGACGGTAAGCAACCATCGGAATGCCATCACTTGTGTATCAATTGAATCCTTCCGAAAAGCAATTCATATGGCCTTTGATTGCATGGCTATCGGAGTTGGCCTTTTCGCGTCGGTCATGGCCACTTGGAATCCCAATGAGCGGTTCACGTACGGGTACGGTCTCTGCCTTCTCATTCCGAACACTGTAAAGCTGAACTCATCCCGGATTTACAGATACGGACGGATAGAAACCCTGTCAGGCTTCGCAAACGGAGTTTTTTTGATTCTAATATCGATTTTCATTGTTTTCGAAGCTGTGCAGAGAATGTAAGCCTCATTCGCTGGTACCGTACGGACGGGATCCAACCATTTGTACGCAGTTTAGACCCGCCAGAGATGGATACGAGCCAGTTGTTACTGGTCAGTTCGCTCGGATTGGCAGTCAATTTGTTCGGGATGTTTGCCATGGGTGGACACCATCATCATGTAGGCCCTATGTTTCGTGGTCCAAATTATCGTTGATCGAGCCTGAGCAGGGGCACTCGCACTCTCATAGCCATTCTCATGGTCACTCTCATTCACATAGTCAGACAGAGAAACATTCATCCTCTTTATCCAGTAGTGCCGAGCAATCACCAGGCTCCCGTTCCTACTCCCACTCGCATTCTCACTCTCCTTCTCATAACCACTCGGATACACACTCGCACGAATCGATTCGCGATGGAGAGCCCTTAGCGTCCCCCGTTACGCCCAACTATGTCTTCGGGCACGATGACCACTTCGACCTCCATCATCATGACGGACACGCACCCAATGTGCATGATCATTCTCATACGCAACATTCTCATGAAGGCCATAACCA
Above is a genomic segment from Marasmius oreades isolate 03SP1 chromosome 4, whole genome shotgun sequence containing:
- a CDS encoding uncharacterized protein (BUSCO:EOG092621CK), with the protein product MAIPDAKTRSTISLHPSKVFSSSIPSRFLPKILFSNVCFVLSLLLAKEWLLEFHVGVFWVVMRVLACGGLSVLVWEGITGHLGKRGNIEWLVMGMASIFLFVQQACLFTVVFRLSSMRAIIFTQFSSIWVDTLLNTAQSSSPWKSLIIVTSMFLALFSDAHFSSDNLGRVMPGYVAVLLHGLSSTVLRYTYGVLSPTLGTTFTVAASTLGASAFALPFYVFRTFMLGFPSEPILPLLSLASIPLLSYSLLFLPPIALRSPSDVLPSSRHIVLSYPFSFGLAASFGPLAFSHMPSWTDVAVAGMLYIGMYPSSEGTFAVNQRTPISRLLRGYIKTILSNQGSRRIFYFLMLNMTYMLVQMLYGVWTNSLGLISDAIHMAFDCMAIGVGLFASVMATWNPNERFTYGYGRIETLSGFANGVFLILISIFIVFEAVQRILDPPEMDTSQLLLVSSLGLAVNLFGMFAMGGHHHHGHSHSHSHSHGHSHSHSQTEKHSSSLSSSAEQSPGSRSYSHSHSHSPSHNHSDTHSHESIRDGEPLASPVTPNYVFGHDDHFDLHHHDGHAPNVHDHSHTQHSHEGHNHNMRGVFLHVMADTLGSVGVIISTLLIQFYGWTGFDPIASLFIAILIVASVIPLVLDTGKVLALDIGDRSLSVRRTLAELESLEGVVAYSEPRFWPKDAERLIGSIKIQVASPGIVSLREGKEWTIDRVVECVDTLLRKRIEGLEELTIQVEEAR